The Pseudodesulfovibrio sediminis genome includes the window GCCAGGTCAGTCCCTTTGACGGAATTTTGAGCACCACTGCCAGGAATCGGAGGATCAGGCTGCGATCATCCTGCCGCACCAGCGCGTGCCAGGTTGTCATGGACTCTTCGTCTGCCTCGTCGAGTTGGGGCAGGGTGGCGCATACGGCGATGAGTTTGCCCAGCTCCGTGGACAGAGGCAGCCCGAGACCGGAGGCCTTGGCGGTCAATGCCGCCATGGTCGGAGCGAGCGGGTATGCCTGCATTCCCCATAGCGCCATGCCGATGGCCGTGTGTCTGCATCCCGTGCTCTCTTCGCCGAGCATGAACAGCCCGGGCAGGATGCCTGTAATGGTACCGGGCAGTCCCATGCCGAGATGCCAGCCGGAGAAGCGGTGGATAAATTCGGGTTGAACGGGCGCGCAGGGCGGGAGCGTGTGAGGGACGGCGAATCGGTTCATGATGATTCGATTACCAGAAATCAGGGGCGTCCGTCGAGCAGCGCCAGATCATTGAGGATGATCCGGGCCGCACGCATGGGCGCACCGGGGTCGCCGACCATGGTGCGCAGACCGGCCAGGTCTGTTTTGACCGCGTTGTAGGCTGCTTCGTTGTCCAGCCATTCCCTGGCTTTGGCGGTGAGGTTCTCCGGGGTGGCTGCCTCCTGGACGAATTCCGGGTAGACTTCCCGTTCCATGATCAGGTTGGGCAGGGAGATGTATTCCACGTTGATCAGCATCTTGCCTACCATATAGGAAATGGGCGAGACCTCGTATGCCACCATGACCGGGGTGCCGATGAGGGCGGTTTCCAGTGTCACGGTGCCTGAGGCGGCCATGATCAGCTTGCAGGAACGGAAGGTTTCGTACCGGGTGTCCGGTTCCACTATCTCCACTGGGATGTCGGCGGGCCAGAATGAAAGGAGCCGCTCCTTTTCCATGCCCGGAGCGCGGACAATGACGTAGGAGAGGTCCGGGTGGTCCGCCTGCAGCATTTTGGCGGTCGCGGCAAATTTGGGCAGCAGGGACGAGACCTCCTTGTTGCGTGAGCCGGGCAGCAGGCCGATGCGGTTTTCTTTGACCGGGATTTGATCCAGCTCCTCAAGGGGAAGCACATCCATGAGCGGGCTTCCCACGTAGTCCACGTCCATGCCGTATTTTTTGTAAAAAGCCTTTTCGAACGGGAGAATGCAGATGACATTGCGGACGTGCTCTCGCAGGAAGTTGGCGCGTCCCGAACGCCATGCCCAGATTTGCGGGCTAATATAGTAATAGACAGGAATACCGAGTTTCTTGGCGATTTTGGCAATGCGAAAGTTGAACTCGGGGCAGTCCACGAGGATGATTGCGCGGGGCATGAGCCCGGCGAGTTCCCGTTTGATTTTGCCGAGCAATGTGAGGATGCGCGGCAGGGCACTGAAGATTTCCGTAAAGCCCACAAGGGAGATGAGTTTCATGGAGTAGCGGATGTCCATGCCTTCGGCTTCCATGGACGGACCGCCCATGCCTGTGAAGGTGGCGTTCTCGTCCACTTGCCTGAGTCGCTTGATGAGTTCCGCACCGTGCAGGTCGCCGGAAGCCTCGCCCACGCTGAACCAGATGGGCCTGGATGGATTGTCAGTCTGCATAGATGGTTAGTACCGCAAGCAGCTATTCTGGGCAAGTAAACCCTTGCGTTCTGGGACTCAGGGGTTGCAAACCGGGACTTTGGCGCGTAGAAAGCACTCGCAACATAAACACCGAGCGAGGTAAATATATGCTTAAAGTCGCAGTTGTCGGCCTGGGTTGGATGGGCCGAGTACATCTGAGGAACTATACCGAGATGCCTGACGTTGAAGTCGTCGGCGTCGTCGATATTGATGAAGCCATTCTCAAGGAAGTCGCTGATCAGTTCGGCGTGAAGACATTCACTTCTCTGGATGAGCTGCTTGAGAACGAGCTGGATGCCATGTCTATCTGCGTGCCCACCAGCCTGCACCACGAGGTCGGTCTCAAGGTCATGGACAAGTCGATCAACGCCATCATCGAAAAGCCCCTGGCTGTCACCTCCCAGGAGGGAGAAGACCTGGTCGCCAAGGCCAAGGAAAAGGG containing:
- the lpxB gene encoding lipid-A-disaccharide synthase, translating into MQTDNPSRPIWFSVGEASGDLHGAELIKRLRQVDENATFTGMGGPSMEAEGMDIRYSMKLISLVGFTEIFSALPRILTLLGKIKRELAGLMPRAIILVDCPEFNFRIAKIAKKLGIPVYYYISPQIWAWRSGRANFLREHVRNVICILPFEKAFYKKYGMDVDYVGSPLMDVLPLEELDQIPVKENRIGLLPGSRNKEVSSLLPKFAATAKMLQADHPDLSYVIVRAPGMEKERLLSFWPADIPVEIVEPDTRYETFRSCKLIMAASGTVTLETALIGTPVMVAYEVSPISYMVGKMLINVEYISLPNLIMEREVYPEFVQEAATPENLTAKAREWLDNEAAYNAVKTDLAGLRTMVGDPGAPMRAARIILNDLALLDGRP